Proteins from a single region of Gossypium arboreum isolate Shixiya-1 chromosome 1, ASM2569848v2, whole genome shotgun sequence:
- the LOC108483363 gene encoding serine/threonine-protein kinase AFC2-like isoform X1 — protein MEMERVTGFPHTHMDRRPRKRPRLGWDVTQLPPQAQVGMFCAQEVGRVTGFASSTAKAPADYASTITTSSSVVLKGGVAQNGSPPWRDDDKDGHYMFELGDNLTSRYKIQSKMGEGTFGQVLECWDRERKEMVAIKIVRGVKKYREAAMIEIEMLQQLRKHDKGGNRCVQIRNWFDYRNHICIVFEKLGPSLYDFLRKNNYRSFPIDLVREIGRQLLECVAFMHDLNLIHTDLKPENILLVSPEYVKIPDYKGTLRSPKDSYFRRLPKSSAIKVIDFGSTTYERPDQNYIVSTRHYRAPEVILGLGWSYACDIWSVGCILVELCTGEALFQTHENLEHLAMMERVLGPLPQHMLKRVDRHAEKYVRRGRLDWPDGATSRDSIKAVLKLPRLQNLIMQHVDHSAGDLIHLLQGLLRYDPIDRLTAREALRHPFFSRDQFRRLSLAGIGWPGMNEYLRK, from the exons ATGGAGATGGAGCGCGTGACGGGGTTCCCTCATACGCATATGGATCGCCGACCAAGAAAGCGTCCGCGATTGGGCTGGGACGTAACTCAGCTGCCACCGCAG GCTCAGGTAGGAATGTTTTGTGCACAAGAAGTTGGGAGAGTGACAGGCTTTGCTTCTTCCACTGCAAAAGCACCTGCAGATTATGCTAGTACTATTACTACTAGTTCTTCTGTAGTTTTAAAGGGAGGAGTGGCTCAAAATGGTTCTCCCCCATGGCGAGACGATGACAAAGATGGACATTACATGTTTGAGCTTGGAGATAATTTAACCTCTCGCT ATAAGATACAGAGTAAAATGGGCGAAG GTACCTTTGGTCAGGTTTTAGAATGCTGGGATAGAGAGAGGAAGGAGATGGTTGCCATAAAAATTGTCCGTGGAGTTAAGAAGTATCGTGAGGCAGCCATGATAGAGATTGAGATGTTGCAACAGCTTAGAAAACATGATAAAGGTGGCAACCG TTGTGTGCAAATACGGAACTGGTTTGACTATCGTAACCATATTTGTATT GTGTTTGAGAAGCTTGGACCAAGCTTATACGATTTTCTACGCAAAAACAATTATCGCTCATTTCCCATTGATCTTGTCCGTGAGATTGGCAGACAACTATTGGAATGTGTAGCAT TCATGCATGATTTGAACCTGATACACACAGACTTGAAGCCAGAAAACATTCTTCTAGTCTCTCCAGAGTACGTCAAAATTCCTGATTACAAG GGTACATTGCGATCTCCAAAGGACAGTTACTTTAGAAGATTGCCAAAATCAAGTGCTATTAAGGTAATAGATTTTGGTAGCACTACATATGAGCGTCCAGATCAGAATTATATTGTATCAACAAGGCATTATCGTGCTCCTGAGGTTATTCTTG GACTTGGATGGAGTTATGCTTGTGATATATGGAGTGTTGGTTGCATTTTAGTTGAATTATGCACA GGTGAAGCGCTGTTTCAAACCCATGAAAATTTAGAGCACCTTGCCATGATGGAGCGAGTGTTAGGTCCACTACCTCAGCACATGTTGAAGAGAGTAGA CCGTCATGCAGAGAAGTATGTTAGAAGAGGTAGATTGGATTGGCCAGATGGTGCAACCTCAAGGGACAGTATCAAGGCTGTTCTTAAGCTACCTCGTCTCCAG AACTTGATAATGCAACACGTGGACCATTCAGCTGGGGACCTGATTCATCTATTGCAAGGATTGCTTAGATATGACCCTATTGACAGGCTGACAGCTCGGGAAGCCTTAAGGCACCCTTTCTTCAGTAGGGACCAATTTAGGCGATTGAGCTTGGCTGGCATTGGTTGGCCTGGAATGAATGAATATCTAAGAAAGTAG
- the LOC108483363 gene encoding serine/threonine-protein kinase AFC2-like isoform X2, which produces MGEGTFGQVLECWDRERKEMVAIKIVRGVKKYREAAMIEIEMLQQLRKHDKGGNRCVQIRNWFDYRNHICIVFEKLGPSLYDFLRKNNYRSFPIDLVREIGRQLLECVAFMHDLNLIHTDLKPENILLVSPEYVKIPDYKGTLRSPKDSYFRRLPKSSAIKVIDFGSTTYERPDQNYIVSTRHYRAPEVILGLGWSYACDIWSVGCILVELCTGEALFQTHENLEHLAMMERVLGPLPQHMLKRVDRHAEKYVRRGRLDWPDGATSRDSIKAVLKLPRLQNLIMQHVDHSAGDLIHLLQGLLRYDPIDRLTAREALRHPFFSRDQFRRLSLAGIGWPGMNEYLRK; this is translated from the exons ATGGGCGAAG GTACCTTTGGTCAGGTTTTAGAATGCTGGGATAGAGAGAGGAAGGAGATGGTTGCCATAAAAATTGTCCGTGGAGTTAAGAAGTATCGTGAGGCAGCCATGATAGAGATTGAGATGTTGCAACAGCTTAGAAAACATGATAAAGGTGGCAACCG TTGTGTGCAAATACGGAACTGGTTTGACTATCGTAACCATATTTGTATT GTGTTTGAGAAGCTTGGACCAAGCTTATACGATTTTCTACGCAAAAACAATTATCGCTCATTTCCCATTGATCTTGTCCGTGAGATTGGCAGACAACTATTGGAATGTGTAGCAT TCATGCATGATTTGAACCTGATACACACAGACTTGAAGCCAGAAAACATTCTTCTAGTCTCTCCAGAGTACGTCAAAATTCCTGATTACAAG GGTACATTGCGATCTCCAAAGGACAGTTACTTTAGAAGATTGCCAAAATCAAGTGCTATTAAGGTAATAGATTTTGGTAGCACTACATATGAGCGTCCAGATCAGAATTATATTGTATCAACAAGGCATTATCGTGCTCCTGAGGTTATTCTTG GACTTGGATGGAGTTATGCTTGTGATATATGGAGTGTTGGTTGCATTTTAGTTGAATTATGCACA GGTGAAGCGCTGTTTCAAACCCATGAAAATTTAGAGCACCTTGCCATGATGGAGCGAGTGTTAGGTCCACTACCTCAGCACATGTTGAAGAGAGTAGA CCGTCATGCAGAGAAGTATGTTAGAAGAGGTAGATTGGATTGGCCAGATGGTGCAACCTCAAGGGACAGTATCAAGGCTGTTCTTAAGCTACCTCGTCTCCAG AACTTGATAATGCAACACGTGGACCATTCAGCTGGGGACCTGATTCATCTATTGCAAGGATTGCTTAGATATGACCCTATTGACAGGCTGACAGCTCGGGAAGCCTTAAGGCACCCTTTCTTCAGTAGGGACCAATTTAGGCGATTGAGCTTGGCTGGCATTGGTTGGCCTGGAATGAATGAATATCTAAGAAAGTAG
- the LOC108483363 gene encoding serine/threonine-protein kinase AFC2-like isoform X3, translated as MIKVATVMHDLNLIHTDLKPENILLVSPEYVKIPDYKGTLRSPKDSYFRRLPKSSAIKVIDFGSTTYERPDQNYIVSTRHYRAPEVILGLGWSYACDIWSVGCILVELCTGEALFQTHENLEHLAMMERVLGPLPQHMLKRVDRHAEKYVRRGRLDWPDGATSRDSIKAVLKLPRLQNLIMQHVDHSAGDLIHLLQGLLRYDPIDRLTAREALRHPFFSRDQFRRLSLAGIGWPGMNEYLRK; from the exons ATGATAAAGGTGGCAACCG TCATGCATGATTTGAACCTGATACACACAGACTTGAAGCCAGAAAACATTCTTCTAGTCTCTCCAGAGTACGTCAAAATTCCTGATTACAAG GGTACATTGCGATCTCCAAAGGACAGTTACTTTAGAAGATTGCCAAAATCAAGTGCTATTAAGGTAATAGATTTTGGTAGCACTACATATGAGCGTCCAGATCAGAATTATATTGTATCAACAAGGCATTATCGTGCTCCTGAGGTTATTCTTG GACTTGGATGGAGTTATGCTTGTGATATATGGAGTGTTGGTTGCATTTTAGTTGAATTATGCACA GGTGAAGCGCTGTTTCAAACCCATGAAAATTTAGAGCACCTTGCCATGATGGAGCGAGTGTTAGGTCCACTACCTCAGCACATGTTGAAGAGAGTAGA CCGTCATGCAGAGAAGTATGTTAGAAGAGGTAGATTGGATTGGCCAGATGGTGCAACCTCAAGGGACAGTATCAAGGCTGTTCTTAAGCTACCTCGTCTCCAG AACTTGATAATGCAACACGTGGACCATTCAGCTGGGGACCTGATTCATCTATTGCAAGGATTGCTTAGATATGACCCTATTGACAGGCTGACAGCTCGGGAAGCCTTAAGGCACCCTTTCTTCAGTAGGGACCAATTTAGGCGATTGAGCTTGGCTGGCATTGGTTGGCCTGGAATGAATGAATATCTAAGAAAGTAG
- the LOC108480131 gene encoding cytochrome P450 71A1-like: protein MNPTMLLQQWWQLFNSTDVFNPLTLVPLLLTISFLFKLLRTWKLNLPPSPPKLPIIGNIHQVGKSPHRSFRALSEKYGPLMLLHMGQTPTLVVSSAEIGKEIMAAHDVFVERPQIRAVHTLFCGCTDIAFSAYGDYWRQAKKICVLELLTQKRVRMFQLVREQEVSRMVKNVRQCCHNGSGIVVCEMLGTIANNIISRSVLGRVYEREDGNKGFGELSRKAMDLLGSFCFEDFFPKLGWIDVLTGLTSELERVSNELHAFLDQVIEDHLAMMNEGDDDDDTSENKDFVDILLRLQLDGKLDISLTQDNLKAIILDMFIGGTDTIAATMEWTMAELVKNPSIMKKAQEEVRTVVGKKQTISEIDVNEMHYLKCVVKETLRLHAPVMVSRQNSTATKLEGYDIPPKTIVLVNTWAIQRDPKLWDKAEEFIPDRFLNSQVDFRGQHIQYTPFGAGRRRCPGIKFAVAGAEYVLANLLYWFDWKLPDLRRCEDLDMSDYYAIIIRKKVPLHLVPMLHSFS, encoded by the exons ATGAATCCAACAATGTTATTGCAACAATGGTGGCAACTGTTTAATTCAACTGATGTGTTCAACCCTCTCACCTTAGTTCCTCTTCTCCTCACCATTAGTTTTCTCTTTAAGCTTTTAAGAACTTGGAAGCTCAATCTCCCACCATCTCCACCCAAGCTGCCCATCATTGGCAACATCCACCAAGTTGGGAAATCGCCCCACCGATCTTTCCGAGCCTTGTCTGAGAAATATGGTCCTTTGATGCTTttacacatgggtcaaacccCAACACTTGTGGTTTCATCTGCTGAAATAGGCAAGGAGATCATGGCGGCACACGATGTGTTCGTAGAAAGGCCTCAAATAAGGGCCGTCCATACTCTCTTCTGTGGCTGCACTGATATTGCATTTAGTGCTTATGGTGATTACTGGAGACAAGCTAAGAAAATCTGTGTTCTCGAACTTTTGACCCAAAAGAGGGTTCGAATGTTTCAGCTTGTGAGAGAGCAAGAGGTTTCAAGAATGGTGAAGAATGTAAGACAATGTTGTCATAATGGGTCTGGAATTGTTGTTTGTGAGATGCTTGGAACCATTGCAAACAACATCATCAGCAGATCTGTTCTTGGTCGAGTATATGAAAGAGAAGATGGGAATAAAGGGTTTGGGGAATTATCAAGGAAAGCAATGGACCTTTTAGGATCCTTTTGTTTTGAAGATTTCTTTCCAAAGTTGGGATGGATTGATGTTCTTACAGGCTTGACTTCAGAACTGGAAAGAGTTTCCAATGAATTACATGCTTTTCTTGATCAAGTGATAGAGGATCACCTGGCTATGATGAATGaaggtgatgatgatgatgatacatCAGAGAACAAAGATTTTGTTGATATCCTTCTTCGTCTTCAGCTTGATGGCAAGCTCGATATCAGTCTAACTCAAGATAACCTCAAGGCTATAATACTG GACATGTTTATTGGTGGAACGGATACAATAGCTGCAACAATGGAATGGACAATGGCAGAGCTTGTGAAAAATCCCAGCATAATGAAGAAAGCTCAAGAAGAAGTAAGAACAGTTGTTGGTAAGAAACAAACAATCAGTGAGATTGATGTCAATGAAATGCACTACTTGAAATGTGTTGTGAAAGAGACACTGAGACTCCATGCTCCTGTTATGGTCTCAAGACAAAATTCCACAGCTACTAAATTGGAAGGCTATGATATTCCTCCCAAAACAATAGTATTGGTCAATACATGGGCAATTCAAAGGGATCCCAAGTTATGGGACAAGGCTGAAGAGTTCATCCCAGACAGGTTTTTGAACAGTCAGGTTGATTTTAGGGGCCAACATATTCAGTACACTCCATTCGGTGCTGGAAGAAGACGTTGTCCCGGAATTAAATTTGCAGTTGCAGGAGCTGAGTATGTCTTGGCCAATCTCCTTTACTGGTTTGATTGGAAGTTGCCGGATTTGAGACGCTGTGAAGATTTAGACATGAGTGATTATTATGCTATCATCATCCGCAAGAAGGTACCCCTTCATCTTGTACCAATGCTGCATTCTTTTTCATAA
- the LOC108483804 gene encoding manganese-dependent ADP-ribose/CDP-alcohol diphosphatase-like: MGSAKGLTNGRGGHPLFSFGVMTDVQYADIPNGHSFLGVPRFYRHSMLVLQRAVKSWNNNKNINFAIHFGDIVDGKCPKDQSLNAVKKVVGEFENFKGPVYHMIGNHCLYNLPRDKLLPLLKIPNLDGGRAYYEFSPAPGYRFVVLDGYDISAIGWPHDHPKTLEALKFLRERNPNSDKNSPNGLEGLDRRFLMFNGAVGEEQMEWLDSVLREATNMKQKVVVCCHLPLDPGASSQEPLLWNYDEVMDVIHRYDCVKICLAGHDHEGGHSLDSHGIHHRVLEAALECPPGTDAFGYIEVYDNMLSLVGTDRMKSTNIHFNPY, translated from the coding sequence ATGGGGTCCGCAAAGGGATTAACAAATGGGCGAGGCGGGCATCCTCTGTTTTCCTTTGGAGTTATGACTGATGTCCAGTATGCTGATATCCCTAATGGCCACTCGTTCCTCGGAGTTCCACGGTTTTATCGACATAGTATGCTCGTCTTGCAAAGGGCAGTCAAGAGCTGGAACAACAACAAGAATATTAACTTCGCCATTCATTTCGGAGACATTGTTGATGGGAAATGTCCCAAGGATCAATCTCTAAATGCTGTCAAAAAAGTGGTtggtgagtttgaaaattttaagggtCCTGTTTATCATATGATTGGGAATCATTGTCTTTACAATCTCCCAAGGGATAAGTTACTTCCTTTATTGAAGATCCCGAATCTTGATGGCGGTCGTGCCTACTACGAGTTTTCACCGGCACCGGGATACAGATTTGTTGTATTGGATGGTTATGATATCAGTGCAATCGGATGGCCTCATGACCATCCAAAAACATTGGAGGCATTGAAGTTCTTGAGAGAAAGAAACCCAAACTCCGATAAAAACAGCCCAAACGGACTCGAGGGACTTGATAGAAGGTTCCTTATGTTTAATGGAGCTGTTGGGGAAGAGCAAATGGAATGGCTAGATAGTGTACTTCGAGAAGCAACAAATATGAAACAGAAAGTAGTTGTATGTTGTCATTTGCCTCTAGATCCGGGTGCTTCGAGCCAAGAGCCACTTCTATGGAATTACGATGAAGTAATGGATGTTATTCATCGATATGATTGTGTGAAGATTTGTCTAGCAGGACACGATCATGAAGGAGGACATTCGCTTGATTCTCACGGGATTCATCATCGAGTGCTCGAAGCTGCCTTGGAATGCCCGCCGGGTACTGATGCATTTGGATATATAGAGGTTTATGACAACATGTTATCACTCGTTGGAACAGATCGAATGAAAAGCACCAACATTCATTTCAATCCTTATTAA
- the LOC108483806 gene encoding high-affinity nitrate transporter 3.1-like, whose protein sequence is MAATGLLLGLILVLGCFSEICVATISFSSLQTTLVVTVSHPRRLLRAGEDKITVRWGLNQSLPAGTDSAYKTIKVQLCYAPISQVDRAWRKTEEHLSKDKTCQFKIVKMPYTTGNQTLEWTIERDVPTATYFVRAYALDANDHEVAYGQNTDAKKTTNLFEIQAISGRHVSLDIASVCFSVFSIVSLMGFFFVEKRTGRKAQQ, encoded by the exons ATGGCGGCTACAGGTCTTCTACTGGGTTTAATACTTGTTTTGGGTTGCTTTTCAGAGATTTGTGTTGCCACCATCTCTTTCTCTTCGTTGCAAACAACACTTGTTGTCACTGTTTCTCATCCACGACGAC TTCTTAGAGCTGGGGAAGACAAAATAACAGTGAGATGGGGGCTGAACCAGAGTCTCCCAGCAGGGACCGACTCGGCCTATAAGACAATCAAGGTTCAGTTATGCTACGCACCCATTAGCCAGGTTGACCGCGCCTGGAGGAAAACCGAGGAGCATCTTTCCAAAGACAAAACTTGCCAATTCAAGATCGTTAAAATGCCCTACACCACCGGCAACCAAACTTTGGAATGGACCATTGAGCGAGACGTGCCGACTGCCACATACTTCGTCCGAGCCTACGCACTGGACGCCAATGATCACGAAGTGGCTTACGGTCAAAATACTGATGCCAAAAAGACTACCAACCTCTTCGAAATCCAGGCCATCAGCGGACGCCATGTCTCGCTCGATATCGCATCCGTTTGCTTCAGCGTTTTCTCCATCGTTTCCTTGATGGGCTTCTTCTTTGTGGAGAAAAGAACAGGAAGAAAGGCTCAACAGTAG